GCCGGTGCCAATGCCGCTTCCGGGATCAAAGCCGGACTGGGCGTTGGCCCGCTGATACGCGGTGTTCGCGGCAAAGTCAGGGAGCGACGCGTTCTGGTCAAATGCGACCGGCGCGAAGATCGAGACAATGCGAATGCCGAAATCAGGATTGTTGTTCGCACCGGCGATCGAGCTCAGATTGAAGCTCTGGGCATAAAACGTGTCGTGCGGCGAAAGCAATCCGCCGTTGTCGCCGAAGGAATTCCAGGTCGAGCCATCGAGCGTGTACTGAAGTTCCGACCAGCGCGATGCCGTTCCGCTCGCGCGATGATCGTAGGACACGGTGATGTCCTGATATCCGGCCGTGCTCACCAGAAACTCAACGCCTCGCGTGCCGCTTCCAGTGCCTTGCGCCGCGTAAGTCGTCGTATTCCAGCCGCGCCCGGCGGGATTGCCGGTTGCAAACGTCGCGGTTGTGCCGCCCACCAGCGAAGCGCTGCCCGATCCGGTGGATGGCGTGGTGACATCGCCTTCAAAATTCCACTGAGTGATGACATCTGCAAAGGTCGAGCCAGCCGACAACGCCAGCACGACAGCCATTGAAACGAACCCTCTCTTGAACATATCTGATCGCTCCTTCTCCGCCCCCGGAAAGCGCCGGGAGACCATACCCTCTTCCGCGAGCGAACCCATGTCGCCCCTGCGGCACACTCGGTGCGCACCATCATCCCCTCGATAATGGGCACCCTCTTGATTTCAGATCGATGCGGAATTCTAGTA
This portion of the Phycisphaerae bacterium genome encodes:
- a CDS encoding PEP-CTERM sorting domain-containing protein codes for the protein MGSLAEEGMVSRRFPGAEKERSDMFKRGFVSMAVVLALSAGSTFADVITQWNFEGDVTTPSTGSGSASLVGGTTATFATGNPAGRGWNTTTYAAQGTGSGTRGVEFLVSTAGYQDITVSYDHRASGTASRWSELQYTLDGSTWNSFGDNGGLLSPHDTFYAQSFNLSSIAGANNNPDFGIRIVSIFAPVAFDQNASLPDFAANTAYQRANAQSGFDPGSGIGTGDYGPAGTWRFDNVTISGNLVPEPATLALLGFSGLFAIRRRR